From a region of the Campylobacter sp. genome:
- a CDS encoding MacB family efflux pump subunit, protein MLKLKDINKKFILGDNEIHVLKDVSLNIEAGEFISIIGQSGSGKSTLMNIIGCIDTPSSGSYKIEGHETANLSGDELAALRSKKFGFVFQKYNLIATMDATANVSLPAVYAGVGASERTKRAVELLNKLELGDRTKNLPSKLSGGQQQRVSIARALINGGEVILADEPTGALDSKSGETVMQILTALHKEGHTIIIVTHDAHIAEFADRIIEIKDGRILSDKRKAERVFERKKEQIKTKNSFIFCKDQLIESFKMSISAIFSHKLRSILTMLGIIIGIASVICVVALGKGSEEKILSEIRKIGTNTIDIFPGKNFGDVRAGFVSTLTISDSKVLARQPYVDYATPNASASGTATYANLSSKAQLRGGGVNSLAVNGIDIEDGRNFSDDDIKNSASVAIIDPNTKKTFFKNSDPIGKTILFSGKPLKIIGVSGKDKNAFGSNENLRIYAPYSTVMNKITGNRKISSITIKIKDDVNTQVAEESLTQLLIQRHGSRDFHTMNADTIKQTIQSTTGTMTILISSIAVISLVVGGIGVMNIMLVSVTERTREIGIRMAIGAKQSNILQQFLIEAILLCSLGGALGILIALALGFAFNTISPDFAMKFTTAPFVIAFAASSAIGIVFGYLPARNASRLNPIDALAQE, encoded by the coding sequence ATGCTAAAGCTTAAAGATATAAACAAAAAATTCATTCTCGGCGATAACGAAATCCACGTCCTAAAAGACGTAAGTTTAAATATCGAAGCGGGCGAGTTTATATCGATAATCGGACAATCCGGAAGCGGAAAATCCACGCTGATGAATATAATCGGCTGCATCGATACGCCAAGCAGCGGAAGCTATAAGATCGAAGGTCACGAGACCGCGAATTTAAGCGGCGACGAGCTTGCGGCGCTTAGAAGCAAAAAATTCGGCTTTGTCTTTCAAAAATATAATCTCATCGCCACGATGGATGCGACCGCAAATGTCTCGCTGCCTGCGGTGTATGCAGGCGTAGGGGCGAGCGAACGGACGAAACGAGCGGTGGAGCTTTTGAATAAGCTGGAGCTTGGCGATCGCACTAAAAATTTACCGAGCAAACTTAGCGGCGGGCAGCAGCAGCGCGTAAGTATTGCCCGCGCTCTGATAAACGGCGGCGAAGTGATTTTGGCAGACGAGCCTACCGGCGCGCTTGATAGCAAAAGCGGCGAGACGGTGATGCAAATTTTAACGGCGTTGCACAAAGAGGGTCACACTATCATCATAGTTACGCACGATGCGCATATTGCGGAATTTGCGGATCGTATCATCGAGATCAAAGACGGTAGAATTTTAAGCGATAAAAGAAAGGCTGAGCGGGTTTTTGAGCGCAAAAAAGAGCAGATCAAAACGAAAAATTCCTTTATATTTTGCAAAGATCAGCTCATCGAGAGCTTTAAAATGTCGATTAGCGCGATATTTTCGCATAAACTAAGATCGATTTTGACGATGCTTGGTATCATCATCGGCATTGCGTCTGTTATCTGCGTAGTAGCTCTCGGTAAGGGTTCGGAGGAGAAAATTTTATCCGAGATCCGTAAAATTGGCACCAATACGATCGATATCTTTCCCGGTAAAAATTTCGGTGACGTGCGTGCGGGCTTCGTGAGCACCCTTACGATAAGCGATTCTAAAGTTTTGGCGCGCCAGCCCTACGTCGATTATGCCACACCAAATGCTTCTGCAAGCGGTACGGCAACATATGCTAATTTAAGCTCCAAGGCTCAACTGCGCGGCGGCGGCGTGAATTCTTTGGCGGTTAATGGCATAGATATAGAAGATGGTAGAAATTTTAGCGACGATGATATTAAAAATTCTGCCTCTGTCGCGATTATCGATCCAAACACTAAAAAAACATTTTTTAAAAATTCCGATCCTATCGGAAAGACGATTTTATTTTCGGGTAAGCCGCTTAAGATCATAGGGGTTTCGGGTAAGGATAAAAACGCCTTCGGAAGCAACGAAAATTTAAGAATTTACGCGCCGTACTCAACCGTGATGAATAAAATCACGGGCAATCGAAAAATCAGCTCTATCACCATCAAAATAAAAGACGATGTCAATACTCAAGTGGCCGAAGAGAGCCTAACTCAGCTACTTATTCAAAGACACGGCTCGCGGGATTTTCATACGATGAACGCAGATACTATCAAACAAACAATACAAAGCACTACCGGCACGATGACGATTCTGATCTCATCGATTGCGGTGATCTCACTCGTCGTCGGCGGCATCGGCGTGATGAATATCATGCTCGTAAGCGTTACCGAGCGCACGCGCGAAATCGGCATTAGGATGGCGATCGGCGCGAAGCAATCCAACATCTTGCAGCAGTTTTTGATAGAGGCGATCTTGCTTTGCTCGCTCGGTGGAGCTTTAGGAATTTTAATCGCTTTGGCGCTTGGATTTGCATTTAATACCATAAGCCCGGATTTTGCGATGAAATTTACTACCGCGCCTTTCGTGATCGCCTTTGCGGCGTCGTCCGCGATCGGTATAGTTTTCGGCTATCTGCCGGCAAGAAACGCCAGCAGATTAAATCCGATAGATGCTTTAGCACAAGAATAA
- a CDS encoding efflux RND transporter periplasmic adaptor subunit: MKKTLKFIVSIVLIFIAIYFLYGKFFKQEETPKALTTRLEKGDIRGTVTAAGEVYARDLVDVGAQVSGQIKKLYVKVGDKVQKGDMIAQIDSVTQENEIAQQKAQLLIHEANLASAKIAAANAKTQYNRELELYKRNAASKEAVENAKNSAALKEAEQKQIEAQIEQTKLQLSTAETNFGYTKITAPISGTIVSMPVEEGKTVNSNQTTPTIVKIADLSKMEIKMQIAEGDISKVKIGMDVEYSILSDLDNIKKAKIYKIDPGLTTLSDGTYDKTSSGSSYSSSSSDSAIYFYAKMLVDNENDFLKIGMTTENNIIVSEANNTSYLPTSVIKRDAKGDYVTVLNGKEPEQRYVKTGVSDDLNTEILSGLDEKDEVLIADGKAAPLNMDGPPMVF, translated from the coding sequence ATGAAAAAAACCTTGAAATTTATCGTTTCTATCGTACTTATTTTTATTGCGATATATTTTTTATACGGTAAATTTTTTAAGCAAGAAGAGACGCCGAAGGCTCTCACCACAAGGCTTGAAAAGGGCGATATTAGAGGCACGGTGACGGCTGCAGGCGAGGTTTATGCCAGGGATTTGGTCGACGTGGGCGCGCAGGTAAGCGGTCAGATCAAAAAGCTCTACGTCAAAGTGGGCGATAAGGTTCAAAAAGGCGATATGATCGCACAGATCGACTCGGTCACTCAAGAAAACGAGATCGCGCAGCAAAAGGCACAGCTTCTGATCCACGAGGCAAATTTGGCTTCGGCAAAGATCGCCGCGGCAAACGCCAAAACGCAGTATAACCGCGAGCTTGAGTTGTATAAAAGAAACGCCGCTTCCAAAGAGGCGGTGGAAAATGCTAAAAATAGCGCCGCTTTAAAGGAAGCCGAGCAGAAGCAGATCGAGGCGCAGATCGAGCAGACCAAACTTCAGCTAAGCACCGCGGAGACGAATTTCGGCTACACCAAGATCACGGCTCCGATAAGCGGTACGATCGTTTCCATGCCGGTAGAGGAGGGCAAAACGGTAAATTCCAACCAAACTACGCCTACGATCGTAAAGATCGCCGATCTAAGCAAGATGGAGATCAAGATGCAAATCGCAGAGGGCGATATATCCAAAGTAAAGATCGGAATGGACGTAGAATACTCCATACTATCGGATCTGGATAATATCAAAAAGGCAAAAATTTACAAGATCGATCCCGGTCTTACCACGCTTAGCGACGGGACTTACGATAAAACCTCTAGCGGATCGTCCTATTCTTCGAGTAGCAGCGACAGCGCGATCTATTTTTATGCAAAGATGCTCGTGGACAACGAAAATGATTTTTTAAAGATCGGAATGACGACCGAAAACAACATAATCGTAAGCGAAGCGAACAATACGAGCTACCTACCTACCTCGGTTATCAAGCGCGACGCGAAAGGCGATTATGTCACGGTGCTTAACGGCAAAGAGCCTGAGCAGCGATACGTAAAAACGGGCGTCAGCGACGATTTGAATACTGAAATTTTAAGCGGCCTTGATGAAAAAGATGAGGTGCTTATCGCCGATGGAAAAGCCGCACCGTTAAATATGGACGGGCCTCCAATGGTGTTTTAG
- a CDS encoding EamA family transporter has translation MKKLILVTCIWAFSFSLIGEFLRGIDSAYLAFSRVSLALICFLPFMKFRGVNPALALKICAVGAVQIGVMYIFYYRSFAYLKVYEVALFTIFTPFYVTLLYDALKLRFRALYLFSVAVAVLGALVIKFGAINSEFLTGFLLVQGANLCFGLGQSAYKFMLERHGFSEQKELFGYFFVGATAVTAIAAIVLGDFSKFNPSFSQGAVIVYLGTVASALGYFLWNKGACEVDSGVLAIMNNALIPAAIVVNLVFWQKDADLARLLAGSALIYVSLILHKKIMKFYALREQRI, from the coding sequence TTGAAAAAACTGATTTTGGTTACTTGTATTTGGGCTTTTAGTTTCTCGCTGATAGGCGAGTTTTTGCGCGGCATAGACAGCGCGTATTTGGCGTTTTCGCGCGTATCATTGGCGCTAATTTGTTTTTTGCCGTTTATGAAATTTCGCGGCGTAAATCCCGCTCTGGCGCTTAAAATTTGCGCCGTTGGCGCAGTACAGATCGGCGTGATGTATATCTTTTACTACCGCAGCTTTGCGTATTTGAAGGTCTATGAAGTGGCGCTTTTTACAATATTTACTCCGTTTTACGTGACGCTGCTTTACGACGCGCTTAAGCTTAGATTTCGCGCGCTATATCTTTTCAGCGTCGCAGTCGCGGTGCTTGGGGCTTTGGTGATTAAATTCGGCGCGATAAATTCTGAGTTTTTGACGGGCTTCTTGCTCGTGCAGGGCGCAAATTTATGCTTCGGACTCGGACAGAGCGCGTATAAATTTATGCTGGAGCGCCACGGCTTTAGCGAACAGAAGGAGCTTTTCGGCTACTTTTTTGTGGGGGCTACCGCGGTTACGGCGATTGCTGCGATCGTGCTCGGGGATTTTTCTAAATTTAATCCTAGTTTCTCGCAAGGCGCGGTGATCGTGTATCTAGGAACTGTTGCAAGCGCTCTGGGGTATTTTTTGTGGAACAAAGGCGCGTGCGAAGTCGATAGCGGCGTGCTTGCGATTATGAATAACGCGCTCATCCCTGCAGCGATCGTCGTAAATTTGGTATTTTGGCAAAAAGACGCCGATCTGGCGCGCCTACTTGCGGGCTCGGCGCTGATCTACGTTTCGCTAATTTTGCATAAAAAGATTATGAAATTTTACGCCCTACGCGAGCAAAGAATTTAG
- the glmU gene encoding bifunctional UDP-N-acetylglucosamine diphosphorylase/glucosamine-1-phosphate N-acetyltransferase GlmU has protein sequence MNDVSVIVLAAGLGTRMKSQKAKVLFELCGEPMIIHILKKAYEISNDVSVILHYQFDEVKSAVLAHFPNAKIYKQDHEHFPGTAGGLKEVEISGAKTLIICGDMPLVKSAELRKLCEGNAEVNLSVFSARDPFGYGRVITRGGEILKIVEQKDASEEEKAVKDANAGCYCFKSEALKQILPQIKPDNAQKEYYLTDAIKIAKDMGLKCAAVWVDEQSFMGINDKLALSIAENLMQNEIKENLMKQGVLMRLPQSIYIDSRAKFIGECELQENVSIIGPCVIESSLIKSGCVIEDSVVKNSDIGPMAHLRPKCEVIGTHIGNFVELKNAKVNKIKAGHLSYLGDCEIDEGSNIGCGTITCNYDGKKKYKTIIGKNVFIGSDTQLVAPVQVADDVIIAAGTTVTSDVPSGALAISRSKQINKDGFFHKFFRSEDE, from the coding sequence ATGAACGACGTTTCGGTTATAGTTCTTGCCGCAGGACTCGGCACTCGGATGAAGTCGCAAAAAGCCAAGGTTCTTTTCGAGCTTTGCGGCGAGCCGATGATAATCCACATCCTAAAGAAAGCTTACGAAATTTCAAACGACGTGAGCGTGATTTTACACTACCAATTCGACGAGGTTAAAAGCGCGGTTCTAGCGCACTTTCCAAATGCTAAAATCTACAAACAAGACCACGAGCATTTCCCTGGCACTGCGGGCGGACTAAAAGAGGTCGAAATCAGCGGAGCCAAAACGCTCATAATCTGCGGCGATATGCCTTTGGTAAAAAGCGCCGAGCTTCGCAAACTCTGCGAGGGAAACGCGGAAGTAAATCTAAGCGTTTTTAGCGCACGCGATCCTTTCGGATACGGCCGCGTAATCACCCGCGGCGGCGAAATTTTAAAGATCGTCGAGCAAAAGGATGCAAGCGAAGAGGAAAAGGCGGTAAAAGACGCAAACGCCGGCTGCTACTGCTTCAAAAGCGAGGCATTGAAACAAATTCTGCCGCAGATCAAACCAGATAACGCGCAAAAAGAATACTACCTCACAGACGCGATTAAAATCGCCAAAGATATGGGCCTAAAATGCGCCGCCGTGTGGGTGGATGAACAAAGCTTCATGGGCATAAACGATAAGCTCGCCCTTAGCATCGCCGAAAATTTAATGCAAAACGAGATCAAAGAAAATTTGATGAAACAAGGCGTTTTAATGCGCCTACCGCAAAGCATCTACATCGATAGCAGGGCGAAATTTATCGGCGAATGCGAGTTGCAAGAAAACGTAAGCATCATCGGTCCTTGCGTGATCGAAAGCTCGCTCATTAAAAGCGGCTGCGTCATCGAAGATAGCGTCGTAAAAAACTCCGACATCGGCCCGATGGCACATCTGCGCCCAAAATGCGAAGTTATAGGTACCCATATCGGAAATTTCGTCGAGCTTAAAAACGCGAAAGTAAACAAGATCAAGGCGGGGCATTTAAGCTACCTCGGAGATTGCGAGATCGATGAGGGTAGCAATATCGGCTGCGGCACGATTACGTGCAACTACGACGGCAAGAAAAAATACAAAACGATAATCGGTAAAAATGTCTTTATCGGCTCGGACACGCAGCTAGTAGCGCCCGTGCAGGTGGCCGACGACGTTATAATCGCCGCGGGCACGACGGTTACGAGCGACGTTCCGAGCGGCGCGCTGGCGATCAGCCGAAGCAAACAAATCAACAAAGATGGGTTTTTCCATAAATTTTTTAGGAGCGAAGATGAGTAA
- the coaBC gene encoding bifunctional phosphopantothenoylcysteine decarboxylase/phosphopantothenate--cysteine ligase CoaBC: MSKKKVLLAVCGSISFYKAFEILSALKKSNFDVYVALSDGVQEFVSYKAFEALCDHPVLCKANENWQAGINHIAYSKVDLVLIAPATANTINKLAWGVCDNVFLEVLNAAFAHAKVVIAPAANPALLENNITKNCIDMLKASVNAYFVDPIEKTLACGDTGKGGLASTEAIMQTLKRALYNDKFWEDKTVIITGGATIEKIDSVRGITNFSSGKTSKAIADALFYLGADVTLISSNEYENLPYKLVKFESTIGLKSALDSTKFPDGAYLIMAAAVSDYSPKVRYKDKVKKAEIGEIWNLRLGENEDILSSVRGNIKKVGFKLETDRENAVGEAKRMLNEKHLDAVCLNVLDDIIKLGGDVLKVTFITKNDQVVIDTAPKDEVALKIAAELKKI; this comes from the coding sequence ATGAGTAAGAAAAAGGTTTTACTCGCGGTTTGCGGGAGTATCAGTTTTTACAAAGCGTTTGAAATTTTATCTGCTCTGAAAAAGTCGAATTTCGACGTCTATGTCGCGCTTAGCGACGGCGTGCAGGAGTTTGTCAGCTACAAAGCTTTCGAGGCGCTGTGCGATCACCCCGTGCTTTGCAAAGCCAACGAAAACTGGCAGGCTGGCATCAACCACATCGCTTATTCCAAGGTGGATTTAGTTTTGATAGCACCTGCGACAGCAAATACGATAAACAAGCTCGCTTGGGGCGTCTGCGACAACGTATTTTTAGAGGTGTTAAACGCGGCCTTCGCCCATGCCAAGGTGGTTATCGCACCAGCCGCAAATCCAGCGCTACTTGAAAACAACATCACAAAAAACTGCATCGATATGCTAAAAGCAAGCGTCAATGCGTATTTTGTGGATCCGATAGAAAAAACTCTAGCTTGCGGCGATACCGGTAAGGGCGGATTAGCGAGCACCGAGGCGATCATGCAGACGCTAAAGCGCGCGCTTTATAACGATAAATTTTGGGAAGACAAAACCGTCATCATCACCGGAGGCGCGACGATTGAAAAGATCGACAGCGTGCGCGGCATTACGAATTTTTCCAGCGGCAAAACCTCCAAAGCGATTGCCGACGCGCTGTTTTATCTGGGCGCGGACGTGACGCTGATCTCTAGCAACGAATATGAAAATTTACCGTATAAACTCGTTAAATTTGAAAGCACCATCGGACTAAAATCGGCGCTTGACAGCACAAAATTCCCCGACGGCGCGTATTTGATAATGGCCGCTGCGGTAAGCGATTATTCGCCGAAAGTTCGCTATAAAGACAAGGTGAAAAAAGCGGAGATCGGCGAAATTTGGAATTTACGCCTGGGCGAAAATGAGGATATCTTAAGCTCTGTGCGCGGAAATATCAAAAAAGTGGGCTTTAAACTCGAAACAGACCGCGAAAACGCCGTCGGCGAGGCCAAACGCATGCTTAATGAAAAGCATCTCGACGCCGTGTGCCTAAACGTGCTCGACGACATTATCAAGCTCGGCGGCGACGTCCTTAAGGTCACCTTCATCACAAAAAACGATCAGGTCGTAATCGACACCGCGCCGAAGGACGAAGTCGCCCTAAAAATCGCGGCTGAGCTGAAAAAAATCTGA
- the uppS gene encoding polyprenyl diphosphate synthase translates to MNSLNHLALVMDGNGRWAKKRGLLRTGGHEAGAEVVEQICEFCIDEGIANLTLYAFSTENWKRPKSEVEFLMKLLQKFLISRREKFIQNGIKFYPIGDISAFSGDLQSEIEYLSNLTQNGRALNFNLAINYGSRDEIVRACERLLASGERLSEAGIGAYLDTAHSGDVDLLVRTGGEQRLSNFLLWQASYAELAFTPTLWPDFTREELAHIVDDFRRKQRRFGGL, encoded by the coding sequence GTGAATAGCCTAAATCATCTAGCCCTTGTGATGGACGGCAACGGGCGCTGGGCGAAAAAGCGCGGTCTGCTGCGCACCGGCGGACACGAAGCGGGCGCGGAAGTCGTGGAGCAGATCTGCGAGTTTTGTATTGATGAAGGCATCGCAAACCTCACGCTCTACGCCTTTAGCACCGAAAATTGGAAGCGCCCGAAAAGCGAAGTGGAATTTTTGATGAAACTGCTTCAAAAATTCCTAATTTCACGCCGCGAAAAATTTATCCAAAATGGAATAAAATTCTATCCTATCGGCGACATATCGGCTTTTAGCGGCGATCTGCAAAGCGAGATCGAATATCTTTCAAATTTAACGCAAAACGGACGAGCGCTAAATTTTAACTTGGCGATCAACTACGGCTCGCGCGACGAGATCGTGCGAGCGTGCGAGCGGCTGCTTGCAAGCGGCGAGCGACTAAGCGAAGCGGGCATCGGCGCGTATCTGGATACCGCGCACAGCGGCGACGTGGATCTGCTGGTGCGCACGGGCGGCGAGCAGCGGCTGTCGAATTTCTTACTCTGGCAGGCAAGCTACGCCGAGCTTGCGTTTACGCCGACGCTGTGGCCGGATTTCACGCGCGAGGAGCTTGCGCACATAGTGGATGATTTCCGCCGCAAACAGCGCCGCTTCGGCGGTCTTTGA
- a CDS encoding prepilin peptidase: MDLNIVYGVIFAVFGTCVGSFCNVLIYRLPRGQSVNFPASHCPKCSHALKFYHNIPLLSWLFLGGKCAFCKTKISIRYPIVELLGGALALAAYFGEPDLAKAAVLGLCFILLMALSAIDFEYKAVPESLLYVVTALSLAYTLMYDFDLSGVGAAAGYAAIFFVLRLIVTLVLKREAMGSADIFIAGVMGAILGWKLGGISIYIGAILTLPAYLIAHKKGYELPFVPFLSMGLLLTFIFKDQILRLLDVIYG; encoded by the coding sequence ATGGATTTAAATATCGTTTACGGCGTGATTTTTGCGGTATTCGGCACCTGCGTAGGCTCGTTTTGCAACGTCCTGATCTACCGCCTGCCGCGCGGACAGAGCGTAAATTTCCCCGCATCGCACTGCCCAAAATGCTCTCACGCTTTAAAATTTTACCACAACATCCCGCTGCTTTCGTGGCTCTTTTTGGGCGGCAAATGCGCCTTTTGCAAAACCAAAATTTCGATCCGCTACCCGATCGTCGAGCTTTTAGGCGGCGCGCTTGCGCTTGCGGCGTATTTCGGCGAGCCCGATCTTGCAAAAGCCGCGGTGCTCGGACTTTGCTTTATCTTGCTTATGGCGCTTTCGGCGATCGATTTTGAGTATAAAGCCGTACCAGAGAGTCTTCTTTACGTAGTTACGGCGCTCTCGCTTGCTTATACGCTGATGTATGATTTTGATCTTAGCGGCGTGGGCGCGGCGGCGGGATACGCGGCGATATTTTTCGTGCTGCGTCTCATCGTCACCTTAGTGCTAAAGCGCGAAGCGATGGGAAGCGCGGATATTTTTATCGCGGGCGTTATGGGGGCGATTTTGGGCTGGAAGCTGGGCGGCATCTCGATCTACATCGGCGCGATTTTGACGCTGCCTGCGTATCTCATCGCGCACAAAAAGGGCTACGAGCTGCCGTTCGTGCCGTTTTTATCGATGGGGTTGCTTCTTACCTTTATATTCAAAGATCAAATTTTAAGGCTCTTGGACGTCATTTATGGATAG
- a CDS encoding LptF/LptG family permease: MDRVQRYLFSNFVSSFASLFSTLFIIMSIVFFLQIARITSFIEINFSELVKLYLFMLPRILIFTVPIAFFVALSISLFRLSKENETIVIFTIGYATRKIALFFGISAALCSLALLFVSLFMMPIAENLKDNFIDYKKISATLNIKSNEFGQKFSDWLVFIDSQENNGTSTLYKDLVLYNPGNSQDHERMIVARSGEFKNENASFSAMLHDGKIYTMGGEQWHVSEFESLTLRTQSDRNIRGGGGVIGYWSDMSGSEKRRKEFSIYTLVSLFPLASFLFALSLGIVTYRYEKGFVYAGIFGVLFSYFAMIMLLSKYPSIALPVTFGVTLIGSLLYYRIKIAPRY; the protein is encoded by the coding sequence ATGGATAGGGTGCAGCGCTATTTATTTAGCAATTTCGTTAGCTCGTTCGCGTCGCTTTTCAGCACGCTTTTTATCATAATGTCGATCGTATTTTTCCTTCAGATCGCGCGCATTACGTCGTTTATCGAGATAAATTTTTCAGAGCTAGTCAAGCTCTATCTTTTCATGCTGCCGCGTATACTCATATTTACGGTGCCGATCGCGTTTTTCGTAGCGCTTAGCATCTCCCTTTTTAGGCTATCTAAAGAGAACGAAACCATCGTAATATTTACCATCGGCTACGCCACGCGCAAGATCGCGCTGTTTTTCGGCATAAGCGCCGCGCTGTGTTCTTTAGCGCTACTTTTCGTATCGCTTTTTATGATGCCGATAGCCGAAAATTTAAAGGACAATTTCATCGATTACAAAAAAATTAGCGCGACGCTAAATATCAAATCCAACGAATTCGGGCAGAAATTCTCCGACTGGCTCGTTTTTATCGACTCGCAGGAAAACAACGGCACAAGCACGCTGTATAAGGATCTCGTGCTGTATAATCCGGGTAACTCGCAGGATCACGAGCGGATGATCGTAGCGCGTAGCGGCGAGTTTAAAAACGAAAACGCGAGCTTTTCTGCGATGCTACACGACGGCAAAATTTACACGATGGGCGGCGAGCAGTGGCACGTAAGCGAGTTTGAAAGCCTAACCCTGCGCACGCAAAGCGACCGCAATATCCGCGGCGGAGGCGGCGTGATCGGATACTGGAGCGATATGAGCGGCAGCGAGAAGCGCAGGAAAGAATTTAGCATCTACACCCTCGTCTCGCTCTTTCCGCTGGCGAGCTTCCTGTTTGCGCTAAGCCTCGGCATCGTGACCTATCGCTACGAAAAGGGCTTCGTTTACGCGGGGATCTTCGGCGTGCTTTTTAGCTACTTCGCGATGATTATGCTGCTCTCTAAATACCCGAGCATCGCGCTTCCGGTGACATTCGGCGTTACGCTTATCGGCTCGCTGCTATACTACAGGATCAAAATTGCCCCGAGATACTGA
- the truA gene encoding tRNA pseudouridine(38-40) synthase TruA, with amino-acid sequence MPNTPADACTFAASANSERVKLKLVYSYDGSKFSGSQSQPHGCGVEDVLRAALGRVGIFAPLISSSRTDKGVHALRQVSCVECTVHWELPRLKELINRHCAPYIFVRHISPVPRDFHPRYDAVARCYRYVLNHGRPSPFLSDFCVFYPRVDLAALNAALANFVGEHDFSEFMKSGSDIKSPVRELYIARAYSFRNLTLINFKANGFLRAQVRLMVANALKSVQSGRKISFSRALSRIPFPPNGLYLSGVSY; translated from the coding sequence CTGCCAAATACTCCTGCAGATGCGTGTACCTTTGCAGCGAGCGCAAACTCCGAGCGCGTAAAGCTCAAGCTCGTCTATTCCTATGACGGCTCGAAATTTAGCGGCTCGCAGTCTCAGCCTCACGGGTGCGGCGTCGAGGACGTGCTGCGCGCGGCTTTGGGGCGAGTGGGGATCTTTGCGCCGCTCATTAGCAGCTCGCGCACCGATAAAGGGGTGCACGCGCTGCGCCAGGTAAGCTGCGTCGAATGCACCGTGCATTGGGAGCTACCGCGCCTAAAAGAGCTCATCAACCGCCACTGCGCGCCCTATATTTTTGTACGTCACATCAGCCCGGTGCCGCGCGATTTTCATCCGCGTTACGACGCCGTAGCGCGCTGCTATCGCTACGTTTTAAACCACGGACGTCCAAGCCCCTTTCTTAGCGATTTTTGCGTGTTTTATCCGCGCGTGGATCTTGCCGCGCTCAATGCTGCGCTTGCAAATTTTGTCGGCGAGCACGATTTTAGCGAGTTTATGAAAAGCGGCAGCGACATAAAAAGCCCGGTACGCGAGCTCTACATCGCGCGCGCCTACTCTTTTAGAAATTTGACTTTGATAAATTTTAAAGCCAACGGATTTTTGCGAGCGCAGGTGCGGCTGATGGTCGCAAACGCGCTAAAATCCGTGCAGAGCGGGCGCAAGATCAGCTTCTCGCGGGCGCTTAGCAGAATCCCCTTTCCGCCGAACGGGCTGTATCTTAGCGGCGTGAGTTATTAA
- a CDS encoding TAXI family TRAP transporter solute-binding subunit has protein sequence MKKFSVALAGLALLASVSGAKEFINIGTGGMTGTYYPVGGAICRLVNMDKNMKCSVQSTGGSTYNVNNVLKKELNFGFVQSDVVYDKYNGTGKFQGAADKNLRSVISIYPELLAFVVSKESGIKAYGDAAGKKINIGNPGSGNELTSTIVFENYDFDLKKLAQHGVLTAQECPMALKDKKIDGYFYVVGHPTANITDAATSLPIDLVSIDDEHIKKILEKYPYFAKGVIPAKMYDGVDHDTQTIGVKAVLVTDASQSDEAVRAVVKAILDNFDEYKKLHPALNLVSKESLLEGLSAPLHPAAEAVYKEAGLLK, from the coding sequence ATGAAAAAATTTTCTGTTGCTTTGGCCGGTTTGGCCTTACTAGCTAGCGTTTCAGGCGCTAAGGAGTTCATCAATATCGGCACTGGCGGTATGACCGGCACCTATTATCCGGTAGGCGGCGCGATTTGCCGCTTGGTAAATATGGATAAAAATATGAAATGCTCCGTGCAATCGACGGGCGGCTCGACGTATAACGTCAATAACGTGCTTAAAAAAGAGCTAAATTTCGGCTTCGTTCAAAGCGACGTCGTCTATGATAAATACAACGGTACGGGCAAATTTCAAGGCGCGGCGGATAAGAATTTACGCTCCGTAATTTCGATCTATCCGGAGCTTTTGGCTTTCGTCGTCTCTAAAGAGAGCGGTATCAAAGCCTACGGCGACGCTGCGGGCAAAAAGATTAATATCGGAAACCCTGGTAGCGGCAACGAGCTAACCAGCACGATAGTTTTTGAAAACTACGACTTCGATCTTAAAAAGCTCGCCCAGCACGGTGTCTTAACCGCGCAAGAATGCCCTATGGCGCTAAAAGATAAGAAGATCGATGGATACTTCTACGTCGTAGGACATCCGACCGCAAATATCACTGATGCGGCGACTTCGCTTCCTATCGACTTAGTTAGCATCGACGATGAGCATATTAAAAAAATTCTAGAAAAATATCCATATTTTGCCAAAGGCGTGATACCTGCAAAAATGTATGACGGGGTAGATCACGATACGCAGACTATCGGCGTAAAGGCTGTACTCGTAACTGACGCTAGCCAAAGCGACGAAGCGGTTAGAGCGGTAGTTAAGGCGATACTTGATAATTTCGACGAGTATAAAAAACTACACCCTGCGTTAAATTTGGTAAGCAAAGAATCTCTTTTAGAGGGGCTTAGTGCGCCGCTTCATCCTGCGGCAGAGGCGGTGTATAAAGAAGCCGGGCTGCTGAAATAG